In Pieris napi chromosome 2, ilPieNapi1.2, whole genome shotgun sequence, the following proteins share a genomic window:
- the LOC125057406 gene encoding tetratricopeptide repeat protein 7B isoform X2 has translation MLLKGYAWSRVCYRRLPASLNKPNIRSFELASELTLLYLQRASAARAGATLETALQRAPLLHIRAGRLTAAIDRYREMLTAVESVATQALRLTLARQLAEVLMRGVTGQVYKAPQGVSPPTGGTLSRRREEQASDGPWKPKKYAAINQFVPRNVHEEVVLSLVVGEAMAVRDAVLSQSAEFEAARAHSLHNAVALVDLLAVAVTRWGQLPLLLESLERAMKFSFGCGHIWRQRALATAAASGPDSGPALLARPPPKQGSPSWNAHVRAVSVARRAAPLVPHDAPLRLVAATTAFRAGWIEEGIELAEQALSAARARPDTPAPRLARCYLHCAIGHQMKAQKTNSRIEKDAENEVCLKYLVQSVQLDDNDHLAFYHLALQYVHQGMLNEAMDATRACLSCRAECGGGLRLAASLWSCAAAGPRGSRALHAARLARHHYPTAEWPLWTLAALQLLWEGGEAALATGKELLRLLNGAEEADGEQQYAELDALSDSLRDDPHSVRDAASVRAESAGAYRVERALSENASTLSQRARSPLADHRAHAWLLLADLCLRLGRTSAAAGCVSEAAALTPFSHLVLYTRGRVHSACGEWEEARQCYQNALAIHPTHVDTMLQLGGAYYSLGWLRLAERTLREAGALEPGRADTWRRLALVLGALGEPAAAADAAAAALALHPLTPLCPDL, from the exons ATGCTATTAAAGGGCTATGCTTGGAGCAGAGTGTGTTACCGTCGTCTACCAGCAAGTTTAAACAAGCCGAAT ATTCGTAGTTTCGAACTTGCGTCCGAGTTGACGCTGCTGTACCTCCAGAGGGCGTCGGCCGCCAGGGCGGGGGCCACGCTCGAGACCGCCCTTCAGAGGGCGCCTCTCTTGCACATTCGGGCCGGACGACTCACCGCCGCTATCGACAG GTATCGGGAAATGCTGACGGCGGTGGAGTCCGTGGCCACGCAGGCCTTGCGGCTGACGCTAGCTCGACAGCTGGCCGAGGTGCTCATGAGGGGCGTCACGGGACAG GTGTACAAAGCCCCGCAAGGCGTGTCCCCGCCGACCGGAGGAACTCTGAGCAGGCGCAGAGAGGAACAAGCCTCGGACGGACCCTGGAAACCCAAGAAGTACGCCGCCATCAACCAG TTCGTGCCCCGCAACGTGCACGAGGAGGTGGTGCTGTCTCTGGTGGTGGGGGAGGCCATGGCCGTGAGGGACGCCGTGCTCTCGCAGAGCGCGGAGTTCGAGGCCGCTCGAGCCCACTCTTTGCACAACGCCGTGGCGCTCGTGGACCTCCTGGCCGTCGCCGTCACGCGCTGGGGCCAGCTGCCGCTGCTGCTGGAG TCGTTGGAGCGCGCGATGAAGTTCTCGTTCGGGTGCGGCCACATCTGGCGGCAGAGAGCCCTCGCCACGGCCGCCGCCTCCGGGCCCGACTCCGGGCCGGCGCTGCTGGCTCGTCCGCCGCCGAAGCAAG GTAGTCCGTCGTGGAACGCCCACGTGCGGGCCGTGAGCGTCGCCCGTCGCGCGGCGCCTCTCGTGCCTCACGACGCGCCTCTGAGGCTGGTGGCCGCCACCACCGCCTTCAGGGCCGGATGG ATAGAGGAGGGCATCGAGCTGGCCGAGCAGGCGCTGAGTGCGGCGCGAGCCCGCCCCGACACCCCGGCGCCCCGGCTGGCGCGCTGCTACCTGCACTGCGCCATCGGGCACCAGATGAAGGCGCAG AAAACGAACAGTCGCATCGAGAAAGACGCGGAGAACGAGGTCTGCCTGAAGTACCTGGTCCAGAGCGTGCAGCTCGACGACAACGACCACCTCGCCTTCTACCACCTCGCCCTGCAGTACGTGCACCAGGGCATGCTCAACGAGGCCATG GACGCCACCCGCGCCTGCCTCTCGTGTCGCGCCGAGTGCGGCGGCGGCCTGCGCCTGGCGGCGTCGCTCTGGTCCTGCGCGGCGGCCGGCCCCAGGGGCTCGAGGGCCCTGCACGCAGCTCGCCTGGCCAGGCACCACTACCCGACGGCCGAGTGGCCCCTCTGGACGCTGGCCGCTCTGCAGCTGCTCTGGGAGGGAGGCGAG GCGGCGTTGGCCACGGGCAAAGAACTCTTGCGGCTGCTCAACGGCGCCGAGGAGGCCGACGGCGAGCAGCAGTACGCGGAACTGGATGCGCTCTCGGACTCGCTCCGGGACGACCCCCACAGCGTGAGAGATGCCG CGTCGGTGCGAGCGGAGTCGGCGGGCGCGTATCGCGTGGAGCGGGCGTTGTCCGAGAACGCGTCCACGCTGTCGCAACGAGCGCGTTCGCCCCTCGCGGACCATCGCGCCCACGCCTGGCTGCTGCTGGCCGATCTCTGTCTGAG GTTGGGTCGCACGAGTGCGGCGGCGGGCTGCGTGTCGGAGGCGGCCGCTCTGACGCCCTTCAGCCATCTCGTGTTGTACACG CGGGGGCGCGTGCACAGCGCGTGCGGGGAGTGGGAGGAGGCGCGCCAGTGCTACCAGAACGCCCTCGCCATTCATCCCACGCACGTGGACACCATGCTGCAACTCG GTGGAGCCTACTACTCCCTGGGTTGGCTGCGCCTCGCCGAGCGGACGCTGCGCGAGGCGGGCGCGCTGGAGCCCGGGCGGGCGGACACGTGGCGCAGGCTGGCGCTCGTGCTGGGCGCCCTGGGCGAGCCGGCCGCGGCCGCCGACGCCGCCGCCGCCGCTCTGGCGCTGCACCCGCTCACGCCGCTCTGCCCCGACCTCTGA
- the LOC125057406 gene encoding tetratricopeptide repeat protein 7B isoform X1, producing the protein MTSRSKNSVRTYETDIEKSREESNWKKAVELAQQLKARSPQHESLAHFLIGEGKLEVYLDEWPPIKENIERAQRELSEPKGYLTLATDEAGKKAGVALDAHLLLGKLHFACGSYDDALKHYKFAELNTLTEKELPVRSLRIVAESYAIKGLCLEQSVLPSSTSKFKQAECEAELIRSFELASELTLLYLQRASAARAGATLETALQRAPLLHIRAGRLTAAIDRYREMLTAVESVATQALRLTLARQLAEVLMRGVTGQVYKAPQGVSPPTGGTLSRRREEQASDGPWKPKKYAAINQFVPRNVHEEVVLSLVVGEAMAVRDAVLSQSAEFEAARAHSLHNAVALVDLLAVAVTRWGQLPLLLESLERAMKFSFGCGHIWRQRALATAAASGPDSGPALLARPPPKQGSPSWNAHVRAVSVARRAAPLVPHDAPLRLVAATTAFRAGWIEEGIELAEQALSAARARPDTPAPRLARCYLHCAIGHQMKAQKTNSRIEKDAENEVCLKYLVQSVQLDDNDHLAFYHLALQYVHQGMLNEAMDATRACLSCRAECGGGLRLAASLWSCAAAGPRGSRALHAARLARHHYPTAEWPLWTLAALQLLWEGGEAALATGKELLRLLNGAEEADGEQQYAELDALSDSLRDDPHSVRDAASVRAESAGAYRVERALSENASTLSQRARSPLADHRAHAWLLLADLCLRLGRTSAAAGCVSEAAALTPFSHLVLYTRGRVHSACGEWEEARQCYQNALAIHPTHVDTMLQLGGAYYSLGWLRLAERTLREAGALEPGRADTWRRLALVLGALGEPAAAADAAAAALALHPLTPLCPDL; encoded by the exons ATGACATCGAGAAGTAAAAATTCTGTGCGAACCTACGAGACCGATATTGAAAAGAGTCGCGAGGAGTCTAATTGGAAGAAGGCTGTAGAGTTAGCTCAGCAACTCAAGGCCAGGTCACCACAGCACG AGAGCCTTGCACACTTCTTGATCGGGGAAGGCAAGTTAGAAGTCTATCTAGATGAATGGCCTCCTATCAAAGAGAATATAGAGCGTGCTCAAAGAGAGCTGTCTGAGCCTAAAGGATACTTGACACTGGCTACAGACGAAGCCGGAAAGAAAGCAGGAGTTGCATTAGATGCTCATTTGTTGCTTGGCAAGCTTCACTTTGCATGTGGATCATATGATGATGCATTAAAACACTATAAGTTTGCAGAATTAAACACTTTGACAGAGAAAGAATTGCCTGT tCGAAGTCTTCGCATCGTAGCCGAGTCTTATGCTATTAAAGGGCTATGCTTGGAGCAGAGTGTGTTACCGTCGTCTACCAGCAAGTTTAAACAAGCCGAATGTGAGGCAGAGTTG ATTCGTAGTTTCGAACTTGCGTCCGAGTTGACGCTGCTGTACCTCCAGAGGGCGTCGGCCGCCAGGGCGGGGGCCACGCTCGAGACCGCCCTTCAGAGGGCGCCTCTCTTGCACATTCGGGCCGGACGACTCACCGCCGCTATCGACAG GTATCGGGAAATGCTGACGGCGGTGGAGTCCGTGGCCACGCAGGCCTTGCGGCTGACGCTAGCTCGACAGCTGGCCGAGGTGCTCATGAGGGGCGTCACGGGACAG GTGTACAAAGCCCCGCAAGGCGTGTCCCCGCCGACCGGAGGAACTCTGAGCAGGCGCAGAGAGGAACAAGCCTCGGACGGACCCTGGAAACCCAAGAAGTACGCCGCCATCAACCAG TTCGTGCCCCGCAACGTGCACGAGGAGGTGGTGCTGTCTCTGGTGGTGGGGGAGGCCATGGCCGTGAGGGACGCCGTGCTCTCGCAGAGCGCGGAGTTCGAGGCCGCTCGAGCCCACTCTTTGCACAACGCCGTGGCGCTCGTGGACCTCCTGGCCGTCGCCGTCACGCGCTGGGGCCAGCTGCCGCTGCTGCTGGAG TCGTTGGAGCGCGCGATGAAGTTCTCGTTCGGGTGCGGCCACATCTGGCGGCAGAGAGCCCTCGCCACGGCCGCCGCCTCCGGGCCCGACTCCGGGCCGGCGCTGCTGGCTCGTCCGCCGCCGAAGCAAG GTAGTCCGTCGTGGAACGCCCACGTGCGGGCCGTGAGCGTCGCCCGTCGCGCGGCGCCTCTCGTGCCTCACGACGCGCCTCTGAGGCTGGTGGCCGCCACCACCGCCTTCAGGGCCGGATGG ATAGAGGAGGGCATCGAGCTGGCCGAGCAGGCGCTGAGTGCGGCGCGAGCCCGCCCCGACACCCCGGCGCCCCGGCTGGCGCGCTGCTACCTGCACTGCGCCATCGGGCACCAGATGAAGGCGCAG AAAACGAACAGTCGCATCGAGAAAGACGCGGAGAACGAGGTCTGCCTGAAGTACCTGGTCCAGAGCGTGCAGCTCGACGACAACGACCACCTCGCCTTCTACCACCTCGCCCTGCAGTACGTGCACCAGGGCATGCTCAACGAGGCCATG GACGCCACCCGCGCCTGCCTCTCGTGTCGCGCCGAGTGCGGCGGCGGCCTGCGCCTGGCGGCGTCGCTCTGGTCCTGCGCGGCGGCCGGCCCCAGGGGCTCGAGGGCCCTGCACGCAGCTCGCCTGGCCAGGCACCACTACCCGACGGCCGAGTGGCCCCTCTGGACGCTGGCCGCTCTGCAGCTGCTCTGGGAGGGAGGCGAG GCGGCGTTGGCCACGGGCAAAGAACTCTTGCGGCTGCTCAACGGCGCCGAGGAGGCCGACGGCGAGCAGCAGTACGCGGAACTGGATGCGCTCTCGGACTCGCTCCGGGACGACCCCCACAGCGTGAGAGATGCCG CGTCGGTGCGAGCGGAGTCGGCGGGCGCGTATCGCGTGGAGCGGGCGTTGTCCGAGAACGCGTCCACGCTGTCGCAACGAGCGCGTTCGCCCCTCGCGGACCATCGCGCCCACGCCTGGCTGCTGCTGGCCGATCTCTGTCTGAG GTTGGGTCGCACGAGTGCGGCGGCGGGCTGCGTGTCGGAGGCGGCCGCTCTGACGCCCTTCAGCCATCTCGTGTTGTACACG CGGGGGCGCGTGCACAGCGCGTGCGGGGAGTGGGAGGAGGCGCGCCAGTGCTACCAGAACGCCCTCGCCATTCATCCCACGCACGTGGACACCATGCTGCAACTCG GTGGAGCCTACTACTCCCTGGGTTGGCTGCGCCTCGCCGAGCGGACGCTGCGCGAGGCGGGCGCGCTGGAGCCCGGGCGGGCGGACACGTGGCGCAGGCTGGCGCTCGTGCTGGGCGCCCTGGGCGAGCCGGCCGCGGCCGCCGACGCCGCCGCCGCCGCTCTGGCGCTGCACCCGCTCACGCCGCTCTGCCCCGACCTCTGA